From the genome of Nocardia sp. NBC_01503, one region includes:
- the pyrR gene encoding bifunctional pyr operon transcriptional regulator/uracil phosphoribosyltransferase PyrR produces the protein MAVPEDRAAKSSAAEYSQRHDPAQVDAGRELLSDSDVGRTIARMAHQIIEKTALDSGDPNGPRVVLIGIPTRGTTLATRLANRIEEFSGVRPAVGSLDITLYRDDLRSRPHRPLERTSVPEGGIEDVLVVLVDDVLFSGRTVRSALDGLRDLGRPRAVQLAVLIDRGHRELPIRADYVGKNVPTSRSEDISVLLREHDGRDGVYLRQEGDK, from the coding sequence ATGGCTGTGCCCGAAGATCGGGCGGCCAAGTCGAGCGCTGCCGAATACTCGCAGCGGCACGATCCCGCGCAGGTGGACGCCGGACGAGAACTGCTCTCGGACTCCGATGTCGGCCGCACCATCGCGCGTATGGCGCATCAGATCATCGAGAAGACCGCGCTGGACTCCGGCGACCCGAACGGCCCCCGTGTGGTGCTGATCGGAATCCCCACGCGCGGAACGACTCTCGCCACCCGGCTGGCGAACCGCATCGAGGAGTTCTCCGGTGTGCGACCCGCCGTCGGCTCCCTCGACATCACCCTCTACCGCGACGACCTGCGCAGCCGTCCGCACCGCCCGCTCGAGCGCACCTCGGTGCCCGAGGGCGGTATCGAAGACGTGCTGGTGGTGCTGGTCGACGATGTGCTCTTCTCCGGACGCACCGTGCGCTCGGCCCTGGACGGGCTGCGCGATCTGGGCCGCCCGCGCGCGGTCCAGCTGGCCGTACTCATCGATCGCGGCCATCGCGAACTGCCCATCCGCGCCGACTATGTCGGCAAGAACGTGCCCACCTCCCGCAGCGAGGACATCTCGGTGCTGCTGCGTGAGCACGACGGCCGTGACGGTGTGTACCTGCGTCAGGAGGGTGACAAGTGA
- a CDS encoding aspartate carbamoyltransferase catalytic subunit — translation MKHLLSVTDLDRAAATELLDDAERFEQALLGREVKKLPTLRGRTVMTVFFENSTRTRVSFEVAGKWMSADVINVSASSSSVSKGESLRDTALTLHAAGADALIVRHPASGAAHQIARWFAQITEQSGGFVGPGPAIINAGDGTHEHPTQALLDALTLRQRLGDLEGKRVVLVGDILHSRVARSNAFLLGTLGAEVVLVAPQTLLPVGVGQWPVRISHSLDAELPGADAVMMLRVQAERMNGGFFPSAREYSINYGLSERRMGMLDEHAVVLHPGPMLRGMEIASAVADSPKAAVLQQVNNGVHMRMAVLFRLLVGTDEVVA, via the coding sequence GTGAAGCATCTGCTCTCGGTGACCGATCTGGATCGCGCCGCCGCCACCGAACTGCTCGACGACGCCGAGCGCTTCGAACAGGCCCTGCTCGGGCGCGAGGTCAAGAAGCTGCCGACCCTGCGCGGGCGCACCGTCATGACGGTGTTCTTCGAGAACTCCACGCGCACAAGGGTTTCCTTCGAGGTCGCGGGCAAGTGGATGAGCGCGGACGTGATCAATGTCAGCGCCTCGAGCTCCTCGGTCTCCAAGGGTGAATCGCTGCGCGATACCGCGCTGACCCTGCACGCGGCGGGCGCGGACGCGCTCATCGTGCGGCATCCGGCCTCGGGCGCGGCGCATCAGATCGCCCGCTGGTTCGCCCAGATCACCGAGCAGAGCGGCGGTTTCGTCGGACCCGGCCCGGCCATCATCAATGCCGGTGACGGCACGCACGAGCACCCCACCCAGGCTCTGCTCGACGCACTCACCCTGCGCCAGCGCCTCGGCGACCTCGAAGGTAAGCGGGTCGTGCTGGTCGGCGACATCCTGCACAGCCGGGTCGCGCGCTCGAATGCCTTCCTGCTCGGCACCCTCGGGGCCGAGGTGGTCCTGGTCGCCCCGCAGACCCTGCTGCCGGTGGGCGTCGGGCAATGGCCGGTGCGCATCTCGCACTCCCTCGATGCCGAACTCCCCGGCGCGGACGCGGTCATGATGCTGCGCGTGCAGGCCGAGCGCATGAACGGCGGCTTCTTCCCGTCGGCGCGCGAGTACTCGATCAACTACGGGTTGAGCGAGCGCCGCATGGGCATGCTCGACGAGCACGCGGTGGTCCTGCATCCCGGCCCCATGCTGCGCGGTATGGAAATCGCGTCGGCCGTCGCCGATTCCCCCAAAGCGGCTGTGCTGCAACAGGTCAACAACGGAGTCCATATGCGCATGGCGGTGCTCTTCCGCCTGCTGGTCGGAACCGACGAGGTGGTCGCGTGA
- a CDS encoding dihydroorotase, with product MSILIKNVRLYGEGDPVDVLLADGEIREIGAGLKADDAEIVDGTGQFLLPGFIDLHTHLREPGREDTETIETGSAAAALGGYTAVFAMANTSPVADSQVITDHVWRRGQQVGLVDVHPVGAVTVGLEGKQLAEMGTMAAGVGAVRMFSDDGHCVYDPLIMRRALEYANSLGVLIAQHAEEPRLTKGAVAHEGPNAARLGLAGWPRAAEESIVARDALLARDAGARVHICHASTAGTVELLKWAKSQGISITAEVTPHHLLLDDSRLETYDAVNRVNPPLRESSDVSALRQALADGVIDCVATDHAPHAEQDKCCEFAAARPGMLGLETALSIIVRTMVQPGLLDWRGVARVMSENPARIVGLDDQGRPLAVGEPANLALIDPNTEWTVRAKELASIAHNTPFDEMTLPAKVTATFLRGRITSRDGVAAAPRGGDEVFAGGDRRVGNRGGP from the coding sequence ATGAGCATCCTGATCAAGAACGTCCGGCTGTATGGCGAAGGCGATCCCGTCGACGTCCTGCTGGCCGACGGGGAAATCCGCGAAATCGGTGCGGGCCTGAAGGCCGATGACGCCGAAATCGTCGACGGCACCGGACAATTCCTGCTGCCGGGCTTCATCGACCTGCACACGCATCTGCGTGAGCCGGGTCGCGAGGACACCGAGACCATCGAAACCGGTTCGGCCGCAGCGGCCCTCGGCGGATACACCGCCGTGTTCGCCATGGCCAACACCAGCCCGGTCGCCGACTCGCAGGTCATCACCGACCATGTGTGGCGGCGCGGCCAGCAGGTCGGTCTGGTCGATGTGCATCCGGTCGGCGCGGTCACCGTCGGGCTCGAGGGTAAGCAGCTCGCCGAAATGGGCACCATGGCGGCCGGAGTCGGCGCGGTGCGCATGTTCTCCGATGACGGTCACTGCGTCTACGACCCGCTGATCATGCGCCGTGCCCTCGAATACGCGAACTCGCTCGGCGTCCTGATCGCTCAGCACGCGGAGGAGCCGCGCCTGACCAAGGGCGCGGTGGCACACGAGGGTCCGAACGCCGCCCGCCTGGGCCTGGCCGGCTGGCCGCGTGCCGCCGAGGAGTCCATCGTGGCCCGCGACGCCCTGCTCGCCCGCGATGCCGGTGCGCGCGTGCACATCTGCCACGCCTCCACCGCGGGCACCGTCGAACTGCTCAAATGGGCCAAGTCCCAGGGTATTTCGATCACCGCCGAGGTCACCCCGCACCACCTGCTGCTGGACGACTCGCGCCTGGAGACCTACGACGCGGTCAACCGGGTCAACCCGCCACTGCGCGAATCCTCCGATGTGAGCGCACTGCGCCAGGCCCTGGCCGACGGCGTCATCGACTGTGTCGCAACCGATCACGCCCCGCATGCCGAACAGGACAAGTGCTGCGAGTTCGCCGCGGCCCGCCCCGGCATGCTCGGCCTGGAGACCGCGCTCTCCATCATCGTGCGGACCATGGTTCAGCCCGGCCTGCTCGACTGGCGCGGCGTGGCCCGCGTCATGAGTGAGAACCCGGCCCGCATTGTGGGCCTGGACGATCAGGGCCGCCCGCTCGCCGTCGGCGAACCGGCCAACCTGGCGCTGATCGATCCGAACACCGAGTGGACGGTGCGCGCGAAGGAACTCGCCAGCATCGCCCACAACACTCCGTTCGACGAGATGACCCTGCCCGCGAAGGTGACCGCCACCTTCCTGCGCGGCCGGATCACCTCGCGCGACGGAGTGGCCGCCGCCCCGCGCGGTGGCGATGAGGTCTTCGCCGGTGGAGACCGGCGGGTGGGGAACCGAGGAGGTCCGTAA
- a CDS encoding PH-like domain-containing protein yields MERTLTVVVLLVLFALCVWGMYRAWTGRAKKQAASIGELPLVPADCGAQLLEPTTGMYLGSTLAPSWIQRITVGDLGFRATAEMTRFERGILLQRDGADTIWIPQESITAVRTERGHAGKVMTEGGVLVIRWTLPTGTEVDTGFRGDDKTVYPAWTGTPQAQTMKTGDEA; encoded by the coding sequence ATGGAGCGAACACTGACGGTGGTCGTGCTGCTCGTATTGTTCGCACTGTGCGTCTGGGGCATGTACCGCGCCTGGACCGGGCGAGCGAAGAAGCAGGCCGCGTCGATCGGTGAGCTGCCGCTCGTCCCGGCCGACTGCGGTGCGCAGCTGCTGGAGCCGACCACGGGGATGTATCTCGGCAGCACCCTGGCACCCAGCTGGATTCAGCGAATCACGGTGGGCGACCTGGGTTTCCGAGCTACGGCGGAGATGACTCGATTCGAACGCGGCATCCTGCTGCAACGTGACGGCGCGGACACGATCTGGATTCCGCAGGAGTCCATCACCGCGGTGCGCACCGAGCGTGGGCACGCGGGCAAGGTGATGACCGAAGGCGGTGTGCTGGTGATTCGCTGGACGCTGCCGACCGGAACCGAGGTGGATACCGGATTCCGGGGCGACGACAAGACGGTGTACCCCGCCTGGACCGGGACACCGCAGGCACAGACTATGAAGACGGGAGACGAGGCATGA
- the carA gene encoding glutamine-hydrolyzing carbamoyl-phosphate synthase small subunit, which yields MSSDNVAVMVLEDGRVFRGTTFGAVGQTLGEAVFCTAMTGYQETLTDPSYDRQIVVATAPQIGNTGWNDEDDESGKIWVAGYAVRDPARRASNWRAERTLQDELENQNVVGIAGIDTRALVRHLRTRGSMKAGVFSGAALADYEELVARVTGQPSMLGADLAGEVSTDEMYTIEPDGEHRFTVVAVDLGIKSNTPRMFAQRGMRVHVVPSNVTLDQIKELNPNGVFLSNGPGDPATADGAVALTQAVLQENLPLFGICFGNQILGRALGRNTYKMKFGHRGINVPVIEHHTGRISITAQNHGFALEGERGEVFDTPFGKAEVSHVCANDGVVEGVQLVSGRAFSVQYHPEAAAGPHDAAYLFDRFATLMEGA from the coding sequence ATGAGCAGCGACAACGTCGCAGTGATGGTGCTCGAGGATGGCCGCGTATTCCGCGGAACAACCTTCGGCGCCGTCGGACAGACTTTGGGTGAGGCGGTGTTCTGCACCGCGATGACCGGATACCAGGAGACCCTCACCGACCCCAGCTACGACCGTCAGATCGTGGTGGCCACCGCGCCCCAGATCGGCAATACCGGCTGGAACGACGAGGACGACGAGTCCGGCAAGATCTGGGTCGCCGGTTACGCCGTGCGCGATCCGGCGCGCCGCGCCTCCAACTGGCGCGCCGAGCGCACCCTGCAGGACGAGCTGGAGAACCAGAACGTCGTCGGCATCGCGGGTATCGACACCCGAGCCCTGGTGCGGCACTTGCGCACTCGCGGTTCGATGAAGGCGGGCGTCTTCTCCGGTGCGGCCCTGGCCGACTACGAGGAGCTCGTGGCGCGGGTCACCGGCCAGCCCTCCATGCTCGGCGCGGACCTGGCCGGTGAGGTCTCGACCGATGAGATGTACACCATCGAACCCGACGGTGAGCATCGATTCACCGTTGTCGCAGTCGATCTCGGCATCAAGTCCAACACCCCGCGCATGTTCGCCCAGCGCGGTATGCGGGTGCACGTGGTGCCCTCCAATGTGACCCTGGACCAGATCAAGGAGCTGAACCCGAACGGGGTGTTCCTGTCCAACGGTCCCGGTGACCCGGCCACCGCCGACGGCGCGGTCGCGCTGACCCAGGCTGTGCTGCAGGAGAATCTGCCGCTGTTCGGCATCTGCTTCGGCAACCAGATCCTGGGCCGGGCGCTGGGCCGCAACACCTACAAGATGAAGTTCGGTCACCGCGGCATCAATGTCCCGGTCATCGAACACCACACCGGGCGCATCTCGATCACCGCGCAGAACCACGGCTTCGCCCTCGAGGGCGAGCGCGGCGAGGTCTTCGACACCCCGTTCGGCAAGGCCGAGGTCAGCCACGTCTGCGCCAATGACGGTGTCGTCGAAGGTGTTCAGCTGGTCAGCGGTCGCGCCTTCTCGGTGCAGTACCACCCCGAGGCCGCCGCCGGACCGCATGACGCCGCCTACCTGTTCGATCGCTTCGCCACCCTGATGGAAGGTGCCTGA
- the carB gene encoding carbamoyl-phosphate synthase large subunit produces the protein MPRRTDLNHILVIGSGPIVIGQACEFDYSGTQACRVLRSEGLRVSLVNSNPATIMTDPEFADATYVEPITWEYVEKVIAKERPDAILATLGGQTALNCAVDLHDNGILEKYNVELIGADFEAIQRGEDRQKFKDIVAKVGGESARSKVCYTMDQVRETVAELGFPVVVRPSFTMGGLGSGMAYNDEDLDRIAGGGLAASPTANVLIEESILGWKEFELELMRDRNDNVVIVCSIENVDPMGVHTGDSVTVAPAMTLTDREYQKMRDLGIAILREVGVDTGGCNIQFAVDPADGRLIVIEMNPRVSRSSALASKATGFPIAKIAAKLAIGYTLDEIVNDITKETPACFEPTLDYVVVKAPRFAFEKFPGADPTLTTTMKSVGEAMSMGRNFSEALGKVLRSLETKATGFWTQPDGDWTDVEAILEDLRTPTEGRIYQVERALRLGASIEDTAKASGIDPWFVAEVAALVELRQEILDAAVLDEPLLRTAKHYGLSDRQIAALRPELAGEDGVRALRHRLHIRPVFKTVDTCAAEFEAKTPYHYSAYELDPAAESEVAPQREREKVLILGSGPNRIGQGIEFDYSCVHAALTLSEAGYETVMVNCNPETVSTDYDTADRLYFEPLTFEDVLEVYHAETESGTVAGVICQLGGQTPLGLAQKLTDAGVPVVGTSAAAIDLAEDRAEFGDVLVGAGLPAPKYGTATTFPAAKKIAAEIGYPVLVRPSYVLGGRGMEIVYDEQTLEGYISRATDISPDRPVLIDRFLEDAIEIDVDALCDGEEVYLGGVMEHIEEAGIHSGDSACALPPITLGRSDIEAVRRSTVALAKGIGVKGLLNVQYALKDDVLYVLEANPRASRTVPFVSKATAVPLAKAAARIALGATIAELRKEGLLPAEGDGGYTPIDAPVAVKEAVLPFHRFKRPDGSGIDSLLSPEMKSTGEVMGIDADFGTAFAKSQTASYGSLPTEGAAFVSIANRDKRAMVFPVKRLHDLGFRILATEGTAEMLRRNGIPCEQVRKHSDPELAEGRSGTAEGSVASPSIVDMIKDGEVDIVFNTPYGNNGPRVDGYEIRTAAVSANIPCITTVQGAAAAVQGIEATINGGIGVRSLQELHATLRG, from the coding sequence ATGCCACGCCGTACCGACCTCAACCACATCCTGGTGATCGGCTCGGGTCCGATCGTCATCGGCCAGGCCTGCGAGTTCGACTACTCCGGAACCCAGGCGTGTCGCGTCCTGCGGTCCGAGGGCCTGCGCGTATCGCTGGTCAACTCCAACCCGGCCACCATCATGACCGACCCGGAGTTCGCCGACGCCACCTATGTCGAGCCGATCACCTGGGAGTACGTCGAGAAGGTGATCGCCAAGGAGCGCCCCGACGCGATCCTGGCGACCCTGGGCGGTCAGACCGCCCTGAACTGCGCGGTCGACCTGCACGACAACGGGATTCTGGAGAAGTACAACGTCGAGCTCATCGGCGCGGACTTCGAAGCCATCCAGCGCGGTGAGGACCGGCAGAAGTTCAAGGACATCGTCGCCAAGGTCGGCGGCGAGTCCGCGCGCTCCAAGGTCTGCTACACCATGGACCAGGTCCGCGAAACCGTTGCCGAGCTCGGTTTCCCGGTGGTCGTGCGTCCGTCCTTCACCATGGGCGGCCTCGGCTCCGGAATGGCCTACAACGATGAGGATCTCGATCGCATCGCCGGAGGCGGCCTGGCCGCCTCGCCGACCGCGAACGTGCTCATCGAGGAATCCATCCTGGGCTGGAAGGAATTCGAGCTCGAACTCATGCGCGACCGCAATGACAATGTGGTCATCGTCTGCTCGATCGAGAATGTCGACCCGATGGGCGTGCACACCGGTGACTCGGTCACCGTCGCCCCGGCCATGACCCTCACCGACCGCGAATACCAGAAGATGCGCGATCTCGGCATCGCCATTCTGCGCGAGGTCGGCGTCGACACCGGCGGCTGCAACATCCAGTTCGCGGTCGACCCCGCCGACGGCCGCCTCATCGTCATCGAGATGAACCCGCGCGTCTCGCGCTCGTCCGCATTGGCTTCCAAGGCAACGGGATTCCCGATCGCCAAGATCGCCGCCAAGCTGGCCATCGGCTACACCCTCGATGAGATCGTCAACGACATCACCAAGGAGACCCCGGCCTGCTTCGAGCCCACGCTCGACTACGTCGTGGTCAAGGCCCCGCGCTTCGCGTTCGAGAAGTTCCCCGGTGCCGACCCGACGCTGACCACCACCATGAAGTCGGTCGGCGAGGCGATGTCCATGGGCCGCAACTTCTCCGAGGCGCTGGGCAAGGTGCTGCGCTCGCTCGAGACCAAGGCCACCGGCTTCTGGACCCAGCCCGATGGCGACTGGACCGACGTCGAGGCCATCCTGGAGGATCTGCGCACCCCCACCGAGGGACGCATCTACCAGGTGGAGCGCGCGCTGCGCCTGGGCGCGAGCATCGAGGACACCGCCAAGGCCTCGGGTATCGACCCCTGGTTCGTGGCCGAGGTCGCCGCGCTGGTGGAGTTGCGCCAGGAGATCCTGGACGCCGCCGTACTGGATGAGCCGCTGCTGCGCACGGCCAAGCACTACGGCCTCTCCGATCGCCAGATCGCCGCTCTCCGACCCGAACTCGCGGGTGAAGACGGTGTGCGCGCACTGCGGCACCGCCTGCACATCCGCCCGGTGTTCAAGACCGTCGACACCTGCGCCGCCGAGTTCGAGGCCAAGACCCCTTACCACTACTCGGCCTACGAGCTCGATCCCGCCGCGGAGTCCGAGGTCGCGCCGCAGCGTGAGCGCGAGAAGGTGCTGATCCTGGGTTCGGGTCCGAACCGCATCGGTCAGGGCATCGAGTTCGACTACTCGTGTGTGCATGCGGCACTGACGCTTTCGGAAGCCGGTTACGAGACCGTCATGGTCAACTGCAATCCCGAGACCGTCTCCACCGACTACGACACCGCCGACCGCCTTTACTTCGAGCCGCTGACCTTCGAGGACGTCCTCGAGGTCTACCACGCGGAAACCGAATCCGGCACCGTCGCGGGCGTGATCTGCCAGCTCGGCGGCCAGACCCCGCTGGGTCTTGCCCAGAAGCTCACGGACGCGGGCGTTCCCGTGGTCGGCACCTCCGCCGCCGCCATCGATCTGGCCGAGGATCGCGCCGAATTCGGCGATGTCCTTGTCGGAGCGGGCCTTCCGGCCCCGAAGTACGGCACCGCCACCACCTTCCCGGCCGCGAAGAAGATCGCCGCCGAGATCGGTTACCCGGTGCTGGTGCGCCCGTCCTACGTGCTGGGCGGTCGCGGTATGGAGATCGTCTACGACGAGCAGACCCTCGAGGGCTACATCTCCCGCGCCACCGATATCAGCCCGGATCGCCCGGTGCTCATCGACCGGTTCCTGGAAGACGCCATCGAAATCGACGTCGACGCCCTGTGCGACGGCGAAGAGGTCTACCTGGGCGGAGTCATGGAGCACATCGAGGAGGCCGGAATCCACTCCGGTGACTCCGCGTGCGCCCTGCCCCCGATCACCCTGGGCCGCAGCGATATCGAGGCCGTGCGCCGCTCCACCGTGGCTCTGGCCAAGGGCATCGGCGTCAAGGGCCTGCTGAACGTGCAGTACGCGCTCAAGGACGATGTGCTCTACGTCCTCGAGGCCAACCCGCGCGCCAGCCGCACCGTGCCCTTCGTCTCCAAGGCCACCGCGGTGCCGCTGGCCAAGGCCGCGGCGCGAATCGCGCTGGGCGCCACCATCGCCGAACTCCGCAAGGAGGGCCTGCTCCCGGCCGAGGGCGACGGCGGGTACACCCCGATCGACGCCCCGGTCGCGGTGAAGGAAGCCGTTCTGCCCTTCCACCGCTTCAAGCGGCCCGACGGCAGCGGTATCGATTCGCTGCTCTCGCCGGAGATGAAGTCCACCGGTGAGGTCATGGGTATCGACGCCGACTTCGGTACCGCGTTCGCCAAGTCCCAGACCGCTTCCTACGGTTCGCTGCCGACCGAGGGCGCCGCCTTCGTCTCGATCGCCAACCGTGACAAGCGCGCCATGGTCTTCCCGGTCAAGCGCCTGCACGACCTCGGCTTCCGCATTCTGGCCACCGAGGGCACCGCGGAAATGCTGCGCCGCAACGGAATCCCGTGCGAGCAGGTGCGCAAGCATTCGGACCCGGAGCTCGCGGAGGGTCGATCGGGCACCGCCGAGGGTTCCGTCGCCTCGCCCAGCATCGTGGACATGATCAAGGACGGGGAGGTCGACATCGTCTTCAACACCCCGTACGGCAATAACGGTCCCCGCGTGGACGGTTACGAGATCCGCACCGCCGCGGTGAGCGCGAATATCCCGTGCATCACCACCGTCCAGGGTGCGGCCGCGGCGGTCCAGGGCATCGAGGCCACCATCAACGGCGGCATCGGTGTGCGGTCCCTGCAGGAACTCCACGCCACCCTGCGAGGCTGA
- the pyrF gene encoding orotidine-5'-phosphate decarboxylase, which yields MTSFGVRLRDAMREHGPVCVGIDPHPPLLRAWGLPEDTVGLAKFADACVEAFAGRVALVKPQVAFFETYGSAGIMVLEETIGALREAGTLVLADAKRGDIGSTMDAYAHAWLGDGPLASDAVTVSPYLGFGALAPALELARANDRGVFVLAATSNPEAAELQRITGPDGRTIAQRMVDDAAAANAGTEFGSVGVVVGATLTQAPDLSALNGPILMPGVGAQGGGADSIRNLVPASDLGAVLPNVSREVLKSGPSVAALQDRVAELAQEFAFLQH from the coding sequence ATGACGAGTTTCGGTGTGCGGCTGCGGGATGCGATGCGCGAGCACGGACCCGTCTGTGTCGGTATCGACCCGCATCCGCCGCTGCTGCGGGCCTGGGGTCTGCCCGAGGACACCGTCGGACTGGCGAAGTTCGCCGATGCCTGCGTCGAGGCGTTCGCCGGTCGGGTGGCCCTGGTCAAACCGCAGGTGGCGTTCTTCGAAACCTATGGTTCGGCCGGAATCATGGTGCTGGAGGAGACGATCGGCGCCCTGCGCGAGGCGGGCACCCTGGTGCTCGCCGATGCCAAGCGCGGCGATATCGGCTCCACCATGGACGCCTACGCGCACGCCTGGCTCGGTGACGGACCGCTGGCCAGCGATGCGGTGACGGTCTCGCCGTACCTCGGATTCGGCGCTCTCGCACCGGCTCTGGAGTTGGCGCGGGCCAATGACCGCGGCGTCTTCGTGCTCGCCGCCACCTCCAACCCGGAAGCGGCCGAGCTGCAACGCATTACCGGCCCGGACGGCCGCACCATCGCCCAGCGCATGGTCGACGACGCGGCCGCCGCCAACGCGGGCACCGAATTCGGTTCCGTCGGTGTGGTCGTCGGCGCGACCCTCACCCAAGCCCCCGACCTGTCGGCCCTGAACGGCCCCATCCTCATGCCGGGTGTGGGCGCACAGGGTGGGGGAGCGGACTCCATCCGCAACCTGGTCCCCGCGAGCGACCTCGGCGCGGTCCTGCCGAACGTCTCCCGCGAGGTCCTCAAATCCGGCCCCTCGGTCGCAGCCCTCCAGGATCGCGTAGCCGAGCTCGCCCAGGAGTTCGCCTTCCTGCAGCACTGA